Sequence from the Aspergillus nidulans FGSC A4 chromosome III genome:
GCATTGCAGTTTTATTTCACTTGGGCTTAATTGTTACGGAGCTCGGAGTTTGGTTTTGTGAGAAAAATACCCCGGAGATAAGCTTGTCTATTGGATTTGTTGTCGGATTCTTTTCTAAACTGTTGGGAGTTGGACGGCTGTGGACACGTCATATTGGAACGGATATACCCGGGGATTTGATACGAAGGCCGACTTCTTATTGTTGATAGATAGTCTGGCTTTGTTCTGCTGGTGGATAGCTGCTGCGTACAGCGCGATATAAATACGATGCTCTAACGACTTCCCTTCGACTCTTGTCTCGTTAACATGAAGTTTCCATCCCCGGCAGTTCTGGAGACGTTTAAATGAGGATTTAACATCCTGTCGTCACTCTTCCCTGCTGGCCACTTTCCTTACAACAGGGTCGGCTCTCTGGTTATATATAATACCCATGTATCAGAATCATGTATATAGACAACTCAATACAATGAAAATATAGAACCATCCACGTTAACTCATTCGTCTAGGGCACTTATTATAAATGTTTTGATCATGGCCTATAAGCAGCCTTTTCCAACATCGTTGATATACATTGGACTTCAAACTCCGTAATCCACTGTATTGCCTAACTCAACCTGACTCATCCTACTGCAAGCTCAGCCCCAGTAAATAGTCTAACCTACATATTCCGGCCTCCAGTAACCCGAATTGTCTCTCCGTTAACATAACTAAACAACGGACTGGCCACAGCAAGCACactcctcgccgcctcctcagGACTCGCCGGCCTGCCTAACGGAATATCCGGATACGCCGGCTTCCCATCCTTCGCGCCCTCCTTCGCCCCAAGCTGCTGCCCGGGTATACCAAGGGCAACCTTCGTTCCGTCGGGCGTGGTAATGAACgcccccttctccttcgcaGCGGTCAGACGTGTCTGCACGAACCCGAACGCAATGGTATTCGAGCGGACGCCGAATTGCGGACCCCATTCCTTTGCGATTGTACGTGTCAGGCCCACAACGCCCGCTTTGGCAAGGGCGTAGTTTGCTTGCCCGCTGCGCATAATTAGTGTCAATCACACTAACTTAAGAGGACggcttggtggtggtggaggtggcaCTTACGCATTCCCGTGAATCCCGCTCGTACTCGAGATGTTGATAATCACACGTGGCTCCCCGTCCTTGACGCGGAAGTACTTTGCTGCCGCGCGAATGAGTTTGAACGGCGCTGTGTTGTGCACCGCAATCATGGTGTCCCATTGTTTATCTGTGATCTACACCATTCCATTTAAACACGCATCAGCAACAGTCCGACGCTTTGTGAAGCATGCTACGAGTACGAGAGGTGTGCTTACCTTGTGAATAACTCCATCCCACGTAAAACCCGCATTATTGACGATAATGTGGATCTTGCCGTTCCCGAATTCGGCGGCCTTTTCAACAAGAGTCGTGATGTACTTGTCGTTAAGGATGTCGCCAACGACGGCAATAGCGCGATTAGGTGAGGCGGAGTTGATGGCGTTGGCGACAGCGTTGGCCTTTTCTACATAATCATTAGCCTGGCCATTTCCTTGTTTGTTTGAGATGGAATGGAATAGGAGGGGTGAGTACCGCCGTCGATATCAGCAATCACGACCTTTGCGCCCTCGTTTGCGAATAGGCGCGCTGCTTCTGCACCAATGCCTTGGCCTGcgccggtgatgatggcgactTGGTCGGCTAGGAGGCCGCGCGGGTAGTTGAGGTGAGCGTTTAGTTGGGAGAGACGGGAAGCCATTTTACAATCTTGTTCTCGAAGGAGATACTAAGagtggaggagagaaaagagcaTAAGGTTGGGAAGAGTAAATGGATATACTGTTCCGGTTGTTGTAGTTATACCTCATTGAGGGGTTTGCCGAGGCCCGTACCAAGCAGCCGAGAGCCGTCCGGTTGAGTGGTGCCGCCTACCTAAGACAAGGAAGGGAGACTACGAGGTAGAGTCATTTTATGAGAAGTGGTGTCATTAGATTACTATTAGCGACCGTTGATGGCTAGTAGGTAGGTAAATTGCAAAGACATTCTGCCTCGGACATCGCATGAAGAAACGTATCGGTCATCGCCTCCGATCCCCCAATaatctgctgcagccaattCCCCCCAGGTCCATCCTCAAACCCAGCCGCGCCCTTGAGTAGCCCCAAAGTCTCCTTACAGAGTAAAAGACGGCCGCGGATGAGGAAGCGGCGGACCCGGCGCGCCTCATCTGCCTCCATCTCATACTCGCCGTAGCCAACCTCGCGAGGTCCCTCCCTGGACTGCGGGAGGAGTTCGTACGAGGTCCAGTAGTCGAGTAACTGGAGAGTAAACTCGAGGGTGGACATGCAAAGGATGATGCTTGTGTCATTGGCGCTATGATTGTCCTTGTGCCCACTTGGGCACTGCAGGAACCCGCGGCACACCGAGAGTGCGGCCTGCACACCCTGGAGCATCTGATCGAAACGCACCTGTGCCGGGTTGACTACCATCTGGCGAAGACTGTCATGGTAAAAGACTAGGGTCTCAGCACATTCACATGTGGGTCGCAGAGCACTTGGGACGTGCACCGCAAGGGGGAAGCTGGTCAGGCCTTTCGTAATGAACTCTTTCTGGAGGAACGTCGGCGACATCGAGGCCGCGCATGAGCTGTCCGCGAGAGACTCTCCGTAGGGCGAAGGGTACTCGCAATCGGCCAAAAACAGGGCCGCATCCTGCATCTCGCCCATTGGGCTTTCCAGCGGCTGTTCGGTTGGTAGACTCTACATACGTTAGAAATGTAAACCATGTGAAGCATAGACACGAGCGAACCTACCTCAGTGTCGCTGCGTGCGAACCCTGGACTTGGTATGGCCTCAATATTCCTCTTGGGTAGTCGATCGCTGGAGGTAAAGGCACTCTTATTCTCCTGCAACTGTCCCAGTTTCCGGAGCGTCGACCGATTCTTGCTTCCCTTGGGTTTGCCAGACCGGTTGGCAACTCGGTAACGGCACGGTAGTCCATGGCGAAGGCAGCGGATGCACGTATCCTTGCCAGACAAATTGCACTTGACCTTGGACTGCCTGCAGTTCTCGCAAGCAGTCCGGAGCTTCGGTGTTTCTCCATTACcgggagagctggaggaggtgccAGATTCAGTGAGCATCGAGAAGGGTAAATGGTCTTAACTGTATGCAAGGGGAACGGTCGGCAGTCAGCCAGGAAAGATAAAAGTACAGCTCTAGGCTGTCAGCCATGTACTCCCTAGCGCTCTGATTATATATACATGACTGTATATATCGTCAAGTTCAGTTATAGTAGACTGACGACTTGAGCACGGACAGAAGTCAGCCCTTGTGAAACCCCAAATTTCATCTGATCCACCTCGCATGGCTCCAACCAACAGCGATCTATGGCTAATCTGCACGTCTCAGCAGTCCAACTGACACCAGCCTCCAGAAACCTAAGCATTCCACGCCAATCACCGTGCATGCTGCCTGTTCCTGATAGGAGGTGAGGACAGCCGCCCAGGCCACTCCCTAAGCACGGCAATGCCAATGAATAAGCTTAGGTGCAACGTCATGTACAGCAATGTACAAGCTGTCGGGGGCATCTTTCCCAGAATGTCGGCCATGAGTTCCAGGGAAATTTTCCTCCATCTCTATGGGTATCCAATAAAAAAACATCCCTCAACCGACGAAGCATCAGGAGCATACTCGGGAGCAGGACAGCGCACCAAGTGAGTTGTAACCAGATGCAGAAGGTCCTCCCTGCTTGGCTTGCGACACCGCACAAGCAGTGAAATCACAGGCTTCGAACAGCGCACCTTTCTTGCATCCTCTCTCTTTTACAGCCTTGGCTGTGTACTAGGGTTCTGCCGCTGGGTGGTCTCCATTCTAGGGCAAACTCAAGTTTACTCGCAGTCGCACAGCCAACCTCTTGGTTGGACAAATCTCGTAAGGTGAGCGTCAGCGAAGCTATTGTCACCGTCACCATGTATAGCGCGCTGAGATTGGATTATGGCCAACTTCTGGTCCCAAGGTAACGTGTTATCCACTCACAaatcttttttcttccttgctcGTGTGATCAACACGTTCTTCTCGAACGAATCACAGCAAATCCTCAAACTTGGCAGCTCCCAGCAGTCCCGTTATGTCTATAATCAAAAGCTCTCAGAAGTCCCGTCAGATGAGCCACCGCGGCGCAAACTACAAGCACATGAAAGATCTGATGCGAACTTCCCCAAAGATCGAACCCCCCTGGTCGCAACCGTTCGGGGACTCGGGCTGCATATATCCCCGCACCCAGGATGTACAAAAATCCCTGGAGCAGAAGCCAGCCGAGGCCAATCTGTCGCATCATCTGGTCACGCCCGTACAGTTGCAGCCCGTGGACGACGGGAAACACTGCTGACAGGCCCATGCCGACAAACATGGCTGCACGGAATGGACGCCAGCGGGGGGTCCGGAACTTGGGGAAGATCGATACCACAATGCAGCCAAGGCCAATCGTGCATATCATGGACCAATACAGCCTCTGCAATTCAGGAACGCAGTAGAAGCCGTAGTAGACGCTAGGAA
This genomic interval carries:
- a CDS encoding SDR family NAD(P)-dependent oxidoreductase (transcript_id=CADANIAT00005463); the encoded protein is MASRLSQLNAHLNYPRGLLADQVAIITGAGQGIGAEAARLFANEGAKVVIADIDGEKANAVANAINSASPNRAIAVVGDILNDKYITTLVEKAAEFGNGKIHIIVNNAGFTWDGVIHKITDKQWDTMIAVHNTAPFKLIRAAAKYFRVKDGEPRVIINISSTSGIHGNAGQANYALAKAGVVGLTRTIAKEWGPQFGVRSNTIAFGFVQTRLTAAKEKGAFITTPDGTKVALGIPGQQLGAKEGAKDGKPAYPDIPLGRPASPEEAARSVLAVASPLFSYVNGETIRVTGGRNM
- a CDS encoding uncharacterized protein (transcript_id=CADANIAT00005464), whose translation is MLTESGTSSSSPGNGETPKLRTACENCRQSKVKCNLSGKDTCIRCLRHGLPCRYRVANRSGKPKGSKNRSTLRKLGQLQENKSAFTSSDRLPKRNIEAIPSPGFARSDTESLPTEQPLESPMGEMQDAALFLADCEYPSPYGESLADSSCAASMSPTFLQKEFITKGLTSFPLAVHVPSALRPTCECAETLVFYHDSLRQMVVNPAQVRFDQMLQGVQAALSVCRGFLQCPSGHKDNHSANDTSIILCMSTLEFTLQLLDYWTSYELLPQSREGPREVGYGEYEMEADEARRVRRFLIRGRLLLCKETLGLLKGAAGFEDGPGGNWLQQIIGGSEAMTDTFLHAMSEAECLCNLPTY